The proteins below come from a single Mycolicibacterium sp. TY81 genomic window:
- a CDS encoding HIT family protein, which produces MPSVFTMIINRDLPGRFVYEDDDVVAFLTIEPMTQGHTLVVPRAEVDNWQDLDPELFNKVMAVSQKIGRAVCSAFDTERAGVIIAGLEVPHLHVHVFPARNLSDFGFANVDRNPSPESLDEAQAKIIAALATVG; this is translated from the coding sequence ATGCCGTCCGTCTTCACCATGATCATCAACCGCGACCTGCCGGGCCGATTCGTCTACGAGGACGACGACGTCGTCGCGTTCCTGACCATCGAGCCCATGACGCAGGGCCACACCCTGGTCGTGCCCCGGGCCGAGGTGGACAACTGGCAGGACCTGGACCCCGAACTGTTCAACAAGGTGATGGCGGTGTCGCAGAAGATCGGCCGCGCCGTGTGCTCGGCCTTCGACACCGAGCGCGCCGGCGTCATCATCGCCGGACTCGAGGTGCCGCACCTGCACGTGCACGTGTTCCCGGCCCGCAACCTGTCCGACTTCGGGTTCGCCAACGTCGACCGCAACCCGTCGCCGGAATCACTCGACGAGGCTCAGGCCAAGATCATCGCTGCCCTCGCCACCGTCGGCTGA
- a CDS encoding threonine/serine exporter ThrE family protein, translating to MTLRDRVASARRRILGDRPSTADTAGLPVIAPAQPVDLSDERAVTEVVELAMNVGEVLLDSGTGAIDTSKQIAFVAATYGLPDCAVDVTYNAIHVSARRGPGLPPTNYMRTVKYRSLDYTRLEQVDTLLRQIGRGHLGLKPARAALDHIVAADHPYSRKVALSGWALMAAAVTLMLGGSPTLAVVSFVTTAAIYGTNVSLGKLGLPYFFQQVMGGFMATVPAAFIYKLAIEHSAIVAPYRIIVSGIIVLMAGLSLVGSVQDAITGAPVTAAGRFIEVMVYTAGLVGGVGIALRLTSTLGASLPPMQQEVLPYAPLPIMVLTGGLASAAFALASYASLKALTTSFASGAVGAGLVGSILNAGLGPIVASAVAATVVGLAGGLLARRAVVPPIIVAVAGITPLVPGLAVYRGLSEIMAGQTLAAISNLFTAVMVGCTLAAGVTLGEWVARTMRRPRLPRRLLGSRVA from the coding sequence GTGACACTGCGTGATCGCGTCGCCTCCGCGCGGCGGCGAATTCTCGGTGACCGGCCGTCCACCGCCGACACCGCGGGACTGCCCGTCATCGCACCGGCACAGCCCGTCGACCTGAGCGACGAGCGCGCCGTCACCGAAGTGGTCGAGCTGGCGATGAACGTCGGCGAGGTGCTGCTGGACTCCGGCACCGGTGCCATTGACACCAGTAAGCAGATCGCGTTCGTCGCCGCGACCTACGGGCTGCCGGACTGCGCCGTCGACGTCACCTACAACGCCATCCACGTCTCTGCCCGCCGCGGTCCGGGACTGCCGCCGACCAACTACATGCGCACGGTGAAGTACCGCTCGCTGGACTACACCCGGCTCGAGCAGGTGGACACGCTGCTGCGGCAGATCGGCCGCGGCCACCTCGGCCTCAAGCCCGCCCGCGCGGCCTTGGACCACATCGTCGCCGCCGACCATCCGTATTCACGCAAGGTCGCGCTGTCGGGTTGGGCGCTGATGGCGGCCGCGGTGACGCTCATGCTCGGCGGCAGCCCGACGCTCGCCGTCGTCTCGTTCGTGACCACCGCCGCGATCTACGGAACCAACGTCTCTCTCGGCAAGCTCGGGCTGCCCTACTTCTTCCAGCAGGTCATGGGCGGTTTCATGGCGACGGTCCCGGCCGCGTTCATCTACAAGCTGGCCATCGAGCACAGCGCCATCGTCGCGCCGTACCGCATCATCGTGTCCGGCATCATCGTGCTCATGGCCGGGCTGTCGCTCGTCGGTTCGGTGCAGGACGCCATCACGGGTGCGCCCGTCACAGCGGCCGGCCGGTTCATCGAGGTGATGGTCTACACCGCGGGCCTGGTCGGCGGCGTGGGCATCGCGCTGCGACTGACCAGCACCCTCGGCGCGAGCCTGCCGCCGATGCAGCAGGAGGTGCTCCCCTATGCGCCGCTGCCGATCATGGTGCTCACCGGCGGCCTGGCGTCGGCGGCCTTCGCGCTCGCCAGCTACGCGTCGCTGAAAGCGCTCACCACCTCGTTCGCGTCGGGCGCTGTCGGCGCGGGTCTGGTCGGGTCGATCCTGAACGCGGGGCTCGGCCCGATCGTGGCCTCCGCGGTCGCCGCCACCGTCGTCGGCCTGGCCGGCGGCCTGCTGGCGCGGCGCGCCGTCGTCCCGCCGATCATCGTCGCCGTCGCCGGCATCACTCCGCTGGTGCCCGGTCTCGCCGTCTACCGCGGGCTGTCCGAGATCATGGCCGGCCAGACCCTGGCGGCCATCTCAAATCTGTTCACCGCCGTCATGGTCGGTTGCACGCTGGCCGCCGGGGTGACCCTCGGAGAATGGGTGGCGCGCACCATGCGGCGTCCGCGTCTTCCCCGCCGACTGCTCGGCTCGCGCGTAGCGTAA
- a CDS encoding enoyl-CoA hydratase/isomerase family protein: MPRRAPVRTAELNLETLTLHQDGRVLTARFDDPPNHFLSLRLVKDMDRLTRAADQDPSVGAVILTGTGDKFISHSEPEQVQLFFQMATPPLPSRAVTWSIKLNNAAMRVPALLRATETRGGDWGTGIVYSAILKRTITRMNRSGVVYLAAINGTALGGGFELALFCDLRIAADADQVRIGLIEILAGLVPGGGGSQRLPAMLGMSAALEHMLEGRPLTAREALDAGIVHRLAPAEGLLDDVYATAQRLSRRSPYAIAAVKRAVYFGGNRSLSGALDFELAGFVGTGRNPRKHLTADAFQQDYEAIGDSPFARDIEPWLSGTRVAQ, from the coding sequence GTGCCACGACGAGCCCCGGTACGCACCGCCGAGCTGAACCTGGAAACCCTGACGCTGCACCAGGACGGCCGCGTCCTGACCGCGCGGTTCGACGACCCGCCCAACCACTTCCTGTCGCTGCGGCTGGTCAAGGACATGGACCGGCTGACCCGCGCTGCGGATCAGGACCCGTCGGTCGGGGCGGTCATCCTGACCGGCACCGGCGACAAGTTCATCTCGCACTCCGAACCCGAACAGGTGCAGCTGTTCTTCCAGATGGCGACACCGCCGCTGCCGTCGCGCGCGGTGACCTGGTCCATCAAGCTCAACAACGCCGCCATGCGCGTGCCCGCCCTGCTCAGGGCCACCGAGACCCGGGGCGGCGACTGGGGCACCGGCATCGTCTACAGCGCCATCCTCAAGCGCACCATCACCCGGATGAACCGGTCGGGCGTCGTCTACCTCGCCGCCATCAACGGCACGGCCCTCGGCGGTGGGTTCGAACTCGCGCTGTTCTGCGACCTGCGCATCGCCGCCGACGCCGACCAGGTCCGCATCGGCCTGATCGAGATTCTGGCCGGCCTGGTACCGGGAGGCGGTGGGAGCCAACGACTCCCGGCAATGCTCGGCATGTCCGCCGCGCTGGAGCACATGCTGGAAGGCCGCCCGCTGACCGCGCGTGAGGCACTCGACGCGGGCATCGTGCACCGACTCGCCCCTGCCGAGGGATTGCTCGACGACGTCTATGCCACCGCGCAGCGCCTGTCCCGCCGCTCGCCCTACGCCATCGCGGCCGTCAAACGCGCCGTCTACTTCGGCGGCAACAGGTCATTGTCCGGCGCCCTCGACTTCGAGCTCGCGGGATTCGTCGGAACCGGCCGAAATCCGCGAAAGCACTTGACGGCGGACGCTTTTCAGCAGGACTACGAAGCCATCGGCGACAGTCCCTTCGCCAGGGACATCGAGCCCTGGCTGTCGGGCACCCGCGTCGCGCAATAG
- a CDS encoding DUF4185 domain-containing protein — MSAARYIGRVGRLAVALGIGTAIASGQGVAWADQTESGTPAGPAATSTTGENAGASGTSGSPTKPRRDKPRPKKGGDKTETPAAGSTGDSSSDPKADPKSDPKAETTPEPKTDKPTKPPAKGRERTNKPKNDNPSDTATVPKTPKRPQLTPDKPAAKPLAAQQTAAPKPVSVAAVAPTVMKVTTSAVTASPSPVSATTNLLTPNVTAPTVKPTNPVAAVMKAVSGALNWAFNPFGSPAQPTLAWTVLAFARKEIDNLLTAIKPQNVVSALTTTGQVLSNPMAALTTVMNPRPAWPTPGQQLSPSTSFVDWVTGNFAPNDTYNRFGVWGTDVGTAWDNGIADDPSTPINEHQVLMAFGDTFSGPNMTGNWLNNILFRSSDANLADGISIPAGQWFNGNMFGGTPLSSPTTARQIILPAKLPAGLPSGVTLIPTSGISVPTPGTQFGATQYLSFMSVKQWGAPGQWTTNYSAMAYSTDNGENWTIAPQSVRQNWGGNANFQQAALVRPGDGYVYSYGTPNGRGGAAYISRVAEADILDVSKYEYYNKGSAGGWFGIGAIKQGWYKDPSKAGVVFGRDTGACGIGKPGNQVSEMSVQYNPTLGKYVTLYADQFNNVVLRTADAPQGTWSAATVLIPQQNGGIYAPMMQPWSPSTLGTGTDLYWNLSLWSEYNVMLMKTDLTKL; from the coding sequence ATGAGCGCCGCACGCTACATCGGCCGGGTCGGAAGGCTCGCCGTCGCACTCGGCATCGGAACCGCGATCGCATCGGGCCAAGGCGTCGCATGGGCCGACCAGACTGAATCAGGAACGCCCGCCGGCCCGGCGGCCACGTCCACGACAGGCGAGAACGCCGGCGCGTCCGGCACTTCGGGCAGCCCCACCAAGCCGCGTCGCGACAAGCCCCGGCCCAAGAAGGGCGGCGACAAGACCGAGACTCCGGCCGCGGGCAGCACCGGCGACAGCTCGTCCGACCCCAAGGCCGATCCCAAGTCCGATCCCAAGGCCGAGACCACGCCCGAACCCAAGACCGACAAACCCACCAAGCCACCGGCCAAGGGCCGTGAGCGCACGAACAAGCCGAAGAACGACAACCCGAGCGACACCGCGACGGTCCCGAAAACCCCGAAACGTCCACAGCTGACTCCGGACAAGCCCGCCGCCAAGCCGCTGGCCGCCCAGCAGACCGCGGCGCCCAAGCCGGTTAGCGTGGCGGCCGTCGCACCCACGGTCATGAAGGTCACCACCAGTGCGGTCACGGCGTCGCCGAGCCCGGTGTCGGCGACGACGAACCTGCTCACCCCCAACGTCACCGCACCCACGGTCAAGCCGACCAACCCGGTGGCCGCCGTGATGAAAGCCGTGTCCGGCGCGCTGAATTGGGCGTTCAACCCGTTCGGCAGCCCGGCCCAGCCGACGCTGGCGTGGACCGTGCTGGCGTTCGCGCGCAAAGAGATCGACAACCTCCTGACGGCGATCAAGCCGCAGAACGTCGTCAGCGCACTCACCACCACCGGCCAGGTGCTGAGCAATCCCATGGCCGCACTCACCACGGTCATGAACCCGCGGCCGGCCTGGCCCACACCGGGTCAACAGCTCAGTCCCTCGACGAGTTTCGTCGACTGGGTGACGGGTAACTTCGCGCCCAACGACACCTACAACCGGTTCGGCGTCTGGGGCACCGACGTCGGCACCGCGTGGGACAACGGCATCGCCGACGATCCCAGCACCCCGATCAACGAGCACCAGGTGTTGATGGCGTTCGGCGACACCTTCAGCGGCCCCAACATGACCGGGAACTGGCTCAACAACATCCTGTTCCGCTCGTCGGATGCCAACCTCGCCGACGGCATCTCGATCCCGGCCGGTCAGTGGTTCAACGGCAACATGTTCGGCGGTACGCCGCTGTCGTCGCCGACGACAGCACGCCAGATCATCCTGCCCGCCAAACTCCCGGCGGGTCTACCGTCCGGGGTGACGCTGATCCCGACCTCCGGCATCTCGGTGCCGACGCCGGGCACCCAGTTCGGCGCCACCCAGTACCTCAGCTTCATGTCGGTCAAGCAGTGGGGCGCGCCCGGGCAATGGACGACGAACTACTCGGCGATGGCCTACTCGACCGACAACGGCGAGAACTGGACCATCGCACCGCAGAGCGTCCGCCAGAACTGGGGCGGCAACGCCAATTTCCAGCAGGCGGCCCTGGTTCGTCCGGGGGACGGCTACGTCTACTCGTATGGCACCCCGAACGGCCGTGGCGGAGCGGCCTACATCTCGCGGGTGGCCGAAGCCGACATCCTCGACGTGTCGAAGTACGAGTACTACAACAAGGGCAGCGCAGGCGGCTGGTTCGGCATCGGTGCGATCAAACAGGGCTGGTACAAGGACCCGTCGAAGGCCGGCGTGGTGTTCGGCAGGGACACCGGCGCGTGTGGCATCGGCAAGCCGGGCAACCAGGTCAGCGAGATGTCGGTGCAGTACAACCCGACGCTCGGCAAGTACGTGACGCTCTACGCCGACCAGTTCAACAACGTCGTGCTGCGCACCGCCGACGCCCCACAGGGCACGTGGTCGGCGGCCACCGTGCTGATACCGCAACAGAACGGCGGCATCTACGCGCCCATGATGCAACCCTGGTCGCCGTCGACCCTGGGCACGGGTACCGACTTGTACTGGAACCTGTCACTGTGGAGTGAGTACAACGTCATGCTGATGAAGACCGATCTGACGAAGCTGTAG
- a CDS encoding response regulator transcription factor: MAMAAVPEATPEARILVVDDETNIVELLSVSLKFQGFEVHSASNGPAALDKAREVKPDAVILDVMMPGMDGFGVLRRMRADGIDAPALFLTARDSLQDKVAGLTLGGDDYVTKPFSLEEVVARLRVILRRTGRGVEEPRSARLTFADIELDEDTHEVWKAGEPVSLSPTEFTLLRYFIINAGTVLSKPKILDHVWRYDFGGDVNVVESYVSYLRRKIDTGEKRLLHTLRGVGYVLREPR; the protein is encoded by the coding sequence ATGGCCATGGCTGCAGTTCCTGAGGCGACCCCCGAAGCGCGGATCCTGGTAGTCGACGACGAGACGAACATCGTCGAGCTGCTGTCGGTCAGCCTGAAGTTCCAGGGCTTCGAGGTGCACTCCGCCTCCAATGGCCCCGCCGCACTCGACAAGGCCCGCGAGGTCAAACCCGACGCGGTGATCCTCGACGTGATGATGCCCGGCATGGACGGGTTCGGCGTGCTGCGCCGGATGCGCGCCGACGGCATCGATGCGCCCGCCCTCTTCCTCACCGCCCGCGACAGCCTGCAGGACAAGGTGGCGGGCCTGACGCTCGGCGGCGACGACTACGTCACCAAGCCGTTCAGCCTCGAAGAGGTCGTGGCCCGGTTGCGGGTGATCCTGCGCCGCACCGGCCGCGGTGTCGAAGAGCCGCGCAGTGCCCGGCTGACGTTCGCCGACATCGAGCTCGACGAGGACACCCACGAGGTGTGGAAGGCCGGCGAACCGGTTTCGCTGTCGCCCACCGAGTTCACGCTGCTGCGCTACTTCATCATCAACGCGGGCACCGTGCTGTCGAAGCCGAAGATCCTCGACCACGTGTGGCGCTACGACTTCGGTGGTGACGTGAACGTCGTCGAGTCCTATGTGTCGTACCTGCGCCGCAAGATCGACACCGGCGAGAAGCGCCTGCTGCACACCCTGCGGGGTGTGGGTTACGTGCTCCGCGAGCCGCGGTGA
- a CDS encoding tetratricopeptide repeat protein — protein MTAEAVDAALQQARMYLDVDNHQRAREVLAHALSMAPDHPALLIFDAQAAIGLGDYIGAERRLYAALKSAPDNEHAIRLYALALRGQGRWHEAKWMAWRAVSADPNEYRTHLVYAHILSDEGWLDAALTEVTEAIRLEPSDPDLFVLRGNIFRKLSRTAESDAEYTAALRLQPDHAIATHNLAVNRMARGRLLGALRGFLGAGTLDPTLGGLARSNIALAMARWLRWCTAGVLFLVWLLLVTAAPGNTLGVGPRLGIAAATIGLGAALGKLVVTVGRRTLASALKSRPLLAMRLLVVVVAVVLGALTVVSPRQLEVVQIGAPMLLIVTLVLAWVGRFTRQ, from the coding sequence GTGACGGCAGAGGCTGTCGATGCCGCGCTGCAGCAGGCGCGGATGTACCTCGACGTCGACAATCATCAGCGCGCCCGCGAAGTGCTGGCCCATGCGCTGTCGATGGCGCCGGACCATCCGGCCCTGCTGATCTTCGATGCCCAGGCCGCCATCGGGCTCGGCGACTACATCGGCGCCGAGCGCAGGCTGTATGCGGCGCTGAAATCGGCGCCTGACAACGAGCACGCGATTCGGTTGTACGCGCTGGCGCTTCGCGGACAAGGCCGGTGGCACGAGGCGAAATGGATGGCCTGGCGCGCGGTATCCGCTGACCCGAACGAGTATCGCACCCACCTGGTGTATGCCCACATCCTCTCCGATGAAGGCTGGCTGGATGCCGCGCTCACCGAGGTGACCGAAGCGATCCGGCTCGAACCCTCGGATCCCGATCTTTTCGTGTTGCGCGGAAACATCTTTCGGAAGCTGTCGCGCACCGCCGAATCGGATGCCGAATACACTGCCGCGCTGCGGCTGCAACCCGATCACGCCATCGCGACGCACAACTTGGCAGTCAACCGGATGGCGCGGGGACGGCTACTGGGCGCGCTGCGGGGCTTCCTCGGCGCCGGCACGCTCGACCCCACCCTCGGCGGTCTGGCACGCAGCAACATCGCACTCGCGATGGCCCGGTGGCTGCGGTGGTGTACCGCGGGAGTGCTGTTCCTGGTGTGGCTGCTGCTCGTCACGGCGGCCCCGGGCAACACCCTGGGTGTCGGACCCCGGCTCGGGATCGCGGCGGCGACCATCGGCCTTGGCGCTGCACTCGGAAAGCTGGTGGTCACCGTCGGGCGCCGGACCTTGGCGTCGGCGCTGAAAAGCCGCCCACTGCTGGCGATGCGCCTTTTGGTCGTTGTCGTCGCGGTGGTCCTGGGGGCCTTGACGGTCGTCAGCCCCCGGCAGTTGGAGGTGGTGCAGATCGGCGCTCCGATGCTGCTCATCGTCACGCTCGTGCTGGCCTGGGTAGGGCGATTCACGCGGCAGTAG
- a CDS encoding cell wall metabolism sensor histidine kinase WalK, with protein sequence MTRRLGERSDGRWRGTRGIPLRVGLVAAMVLLAACGLLASGLAVTSIMQHSLINRVDETLLDASRSWAQEPRRIPATPIEGPNPARPPSNFYVRGIDPDGRVWIAVNDNDAQPALPDSNDVGPVPTTVGSIHHSDVKWRAMTVRGPAGELTTVAIDLSDVASTVRALAWSQVGIGAAVLLILGIAGYVAVHRSLRPLVEVERTAADIAAGQLDRRVPERDSRTEVGRLSLALNGMLAQIQNAVASSEQSAETARTSEERMRRFITDASHELRTPLTTIRGFAELYRQGAASDVEMLMSRIESEARRMGLLVEDLLLLARLDQQRPLEQRPVDLLILATDAVHDARSIAPRRAVSLELLDGPGTPEVLGDEARLRQVLGNLMMNAVQHTPETGGITVRVGTVDGDAVLEVCDQGPGLSAEDAHRIFERFYRTDSSRTRTSGGTGLGLSIVDSLVRAHGGVVTVTTAPGQGCRFTVRLPRIGDAADSADGAESAESADGGEGSDDLGLSLVE encoded by the coding sequence ATGACACGCCGACTGGGCGAGCGCAGTGATGGGAGATGGCGCGGTACGCGCGGCATTCCGCTGCGGGTGGGGCTGGTCGCCGCGATGGTGTTGCTGGCGGCCTGTGGTCTGCTGGCCTCCGGCCTCGCCGTCACCTCGATCATGCAGCACAGCCTGATCAACCGCGTCGACGAGACGCTGCTGGATGCCTCGCGCAGCTGGGCACAGGAACCGCGGCGCATCCCGGCCACGCCCATCGAAGGCCCGAACCCGGCGCGGCCGCCGTCGAACTTCTATGTCCGCGGCATCGACCCGGACGGGCGGGTGTGGATCGCCGTCAACGACAACGACGCGCAACCGGCGCTGCCGGACAGCAATGACGTCGGGCCCGTCCCGACGACGGTCGGCTCGATCCACCACTCCGACGTGAAATGGCGGGCCATGACGGTGCGCGGCCCGGCCGGGGAGTTGACGACGGTCGCGATCGACCTCTCCGACGTGGCGTCGACAGTGCGGGCACTGGCGTGGTCTCAGGTCGGCATCGGTGCCGCCGTGCTGTTGATCCTGGGTATCGCCGGGTACGTCGCGGTGCACCGCAGTCTGCGACCCCTCGTCGAGGTGGAGCGGACAGCGGCCGACATCGCGGCGGGGCAGCTCGACCGCCGTGTTCCCGAGCGCGACTCACGCACCGAGGTCGGGCGATTGTCGTTGGCGCTCAACGGAATGCTCGCGCAGATTCAGAACGCGGTGGCGTCGTCGGAGCAATCGGCGGAGACCGCGCGCACGTCCGAGGAACGGATGCGGCGTTTCATCACCGACGCCAGCCACGAGCTGCGGACGCCGCTGACCACCATCCGCGGATTCGCCGAGCTGTACCGGCAGGGCGCCGCCAGCGACGTCGAGATGCTGATGAGCCGCATCGAGAGCGAGGCCCGGCGCATGGGTCTGCTGGTCGAGGATCTGCTGCTCCTCGCGCGGCTGGACCAACAGCGGCCACTGGAGCAGCGGCCCGTCGACCTGCTGATCCTGGCGACCGACGCGGTGCACGACGCGCGGTCCATCGCACCGCGGCGGGCCGTGTCGCTGGAGTTGTTGGACGGGCCCGGCACGCCGGAGGTCCTCGGCGACGAAGCGCGGCTGCGCCAGGTGCTGGGCAACCTGATGATGAACGCCGTACAGCACACGCCGGAGACCGGCGGCATCACGGTGCGCGTCGGCACCGTCGACGGCGACGCGGTGCTCGAGGTCTGCGATCAGGGCCCTGGCCTGTCGGCCGAGGACGCCCACCGCATCTTCGAACGCTTCTACCGCACCGACTCCTCACGGACCCGGACCAGCGGCGGCACGGGCCTGGGACTGTCGATCGTCGACTCGCTGGTGCGGGCGCACGGCGGCGTCGTCACGGTGACCACCGCGCCGGGCCAGGGCTGCCGATTCACGGTGCGCCTGCCACGTATCGGCGATGCGGCCGACTCAGCCGACGGCGCCGAATCAGCCGAATCAGCCGACGGTGGCGAGGGCAGCGATGATCTTGGCCTGAGCCTCGTCGAGTGA
- a CDS encoding HNH endonuclease produces MRSCLGCGTPLVKRSQKVYCGNACQAVARREASTKRWLETGAGRIDSHQGHYIRDYLLGAQSGCCAICTSNTTWQDLPLALVLDHIDGDPTNNRRENLRLVCPNCDSQLPTYKSRNRGNGRHFRRERYANGQSY; encoded by the coding sequence ATGAGGTCATGCCTTGGTTGTGGCACTCCGCTTGTGAAGCGCAGTCAGAAGGTCTACTGCGGCAACGCCTGCCAGGCAGTGGCTCGCCGCGAAGCCAGCACGAAACGGTGGCTCGAGACGGGTGCGGGGCGAATCGACAGTCACCAAGGCCACTACATTCGCGACTATCTTCTCGGCGCCCAATCTGGTTGCTGTGCTATCTGCACCAGCAACACAACCTGGCAGGACCTGCCGCTGGCGCTCGTACTGGACCACATCGACGGCGACCCGACGAACAACCGACGCGAGAACCTGCGATTAGTCTGCCCGAACTGCGACTCCCAGCTGCCGACGTACAAGAGCCGCAACCGCGGCAACGGCCGCCACTTCCGTCGCGAGCGATACGCCAATGGCCAGTCGTACTGA
- a CDS encoding 26S protease regulatory subunit — MTDDPVIAQLLQAVEQSPDALALRLHLAGLLAERGRHAEALTHCGAVLAADPTDTTAQGLLQQCTAALAAPAPPPESVVPQPKPSFDWEAAEDQVSDIIKPAFVDEPAQAVGEDDFEAVTRSEVRLADVGGMDAVKKQLELSLLGPLRNPELMKAYKMSARGGLLLYGPPGCGKSFIAKAVSGELGANFYQVGIADVLHRWFGESERSIRSVFDTARRNAPCVLFFDEVDALGHRRSALSGTSGIRTIVNTLLEELDSASASNDGVYILGATNAPWDVDAALRRPGRFDRMVFVGLPDTEARASIGRLHLQDRPIEGIDLSALAARTAGFSGADLAHVCDTATQLAMADSLHTGQVRPVRMSDVEAALRQVRPSTGPWFDTARNVVEFGNRDGTYDELAKYLRRNKIR, encoded by the coding sequence GTGACCGACGATCCGGTGATCGCGCAGTTGTTGCAAGCGGTCGAGCAGAGTCCGGACGCACTGGCTCTGCGCCTGCACCTGGCAGGACTGCTGGCGGAACGGGGCCGGCACGCCGAGGCGTTGACGCACTGCGGTGCGGTGCTGGCCGCCGACCCGACCGACACCACGGCGCAGGGCTTGTTGCAGCAATGCACCGCGGCGCTTGCTGCCCCGGCACCACCGCCGGAATCTGTTGTACCGCAACCAAAGCCATCGTTCGACTGGGAAGCGGCGGAGGACCAGGTATCCGACATCATCAAGCCGGCGTTCGTCGACGAACCCGCTCAGGCAGTGGGTGAGGACGACTTCGAGGCGGTTACCCGCAGCGAAGTCCGGCTCGCCGACGTCGGTGGCATGGACGCTGTCAAGAAACAACTCGAGCTCTCGCTGCTCGGGCCGCTGCGTAACCCTGAGTTGATGAAGGCCTACAAGATGTCGGCGCGCGGCGGTCTGCTGCTCTACGGACCGCCCGGGTGCGGGAAGTCGTTCATCGCCAAGGCGGTGTCGGGCGAGTTGGGCGCGAACTTCTATCAGGTCGGCATCGCGGACGTGTTGCACCGATGGTTCGGTGAGAGCGAGCGCAGCATCCGCTCGGTCTTCGACACTGCGCGGCGCAACGCGCCCTGTGTGCTGTTCTTCGACGAGGTCGACGCACTGGGCCACCGCCGGTCCGCGTTGAGCGGTACGTCCGGCATCCGGACCATCGTCAACACGCTTCTGGAGGAACTGGATTCGGCATCGGCCAGCAACGACGGTGTGTACATCCTGGGCGCCACCAACGCGCCGTGGGATGTCGACGCGGCGCTGCGCCGACCGGGACGTTTCGACCGGATGGTCTTCGTCGGTCTGCCCGACACCGAGGCCCGGGCCAGCATCGGGCGACTGCATCTGCAGGATCGCCCGATCGAGGGAATCGACCTGTCCGCATTGGCGGCCCGGACGGCAGGATTCTCCGGCGCGGATCTGGCTCATGTCTGTGACACCGCAACGCAATTGGCGATGGCCGACTCACTGCACACCGGGCAGGTCCGGCCGGTGCGGATGTCCGATGTGGAGGCGGCGCTGCGGCAGGTTCGCCCGTCGACCGGTCCGTGGTTCGATACGGCGCGCAACGTCGTCGAATTCGGCAATCGCGACGGCACCTACGACGAACTGGCGAAGTACCTGCGTCGCAACAAGATTCGGTGA